A region of the Ovis canadensis isolate MfBH-ARS-UI-01 breed Bighorn chromosome 10, ARS-UI_OviCan_v2, whole genome shotgun sequence genome:
TGGACCCACCTGTGAGCCTGGGAGCCACGAGGGCCCCCGAGGTGGAGGACTACCCCCTGCCCCAGAAGGCCTGGGGGTTGCCCAACTccgccctccctctccctcccaggagtggacagaggatgagagttcGCACCTGTGAGGGGCGCTCCTGCACAGGGACACTCGGGGGCCTGGTTGCCCTGAGTCACCTTGTGAGGCACTGGGCCTTCCTTTGGGGGCTAGTCCAGAGAAGGTGGGAGCCACGGGGGGCAGCGGCCACCGCTCGTGGATAAAGGAGCGCCTGGCCCATGAAATTTGCAGTCAGACCTGTGGAATTTGTCACCTGAAAGTGCCTCCTAGTGTCTTGGGACAACTGACCTGCGTATTGAGGGGCCATTTCCAgggaggccagggcagggggcagccCAGGTCCCAGGAGGCTGGGTGCTGCTGATGCTGGAGGACAGATGGACAGAATGTTTGGACAGACATCCAGACAGATGGACAGCCCTCCCCATCACTGTCCTCAGGACAGTTCTCGGCGGCCCCCATGAGGGCCCGCTTGGGTTCCTGGACTCGTTTCCGGGGGAGGAGGGTGCAGAGGCCGTATCCCAGGGCTGAGCCGGGCGAGGGCGTGGCCGGCGGCGGGAAGCAGGTGGCTTTGGGGAGACGCTGGCCCGCAGTGACGCCCAGGAACTGTTTTCCAGCTTACGTGCAGGTGTTTTCTGCCCTGATCGTGATCATCGCCGGGGCCTTTGTCATCACCATCATTTACAGGTCAGCGCTTTCCTTCTCTGAACATCACCTGCGGGCCCGGGGGGACAGGAGCAGGGTGCTGTGGGCAGGCGGCTCCCAGCCTTGCTGAGGTGCAGGTGACGAGGAGGGCTGTCTGTGGGCAGGAGCCAGCCAGGGTGTGCGCCTTCCTGCCCAGCACCCTCAGGGCGGATGCCAGGGGCACTGAAGGACACTGCTGCCAGCCTGGATCCTCGCGTCTCAGCCTCACGGCCAGCAGGCACCGGTCTGCAGGCTGCCCGGCTGCACCCTCGGCCCGTGGCCGTCCCGTGGCAGGCGTGTGCTCAGGCCCACGTCTGGGGTGCATGTTAGTGGTCAGGACATGCCCGCCAGGCCCCACAGCTGCCCGTGGTCCACAGGCAGGGCCGGACTGCAGCCTGCACTCAGGGTCCCAGCCCCTGTCTCATGAATGAAAGCCCGTGAGGCTGATTGAACCACTCTGTCCAACGGCAAGGCAAAAGCATGTTCCTCCTCCAAGTGGAGCCAGGTGGCACCTCTGTGGCCCGGCCTGGCCGTGACTGTGGGCCACGCACACCCGGCCTGCTCCCTGTGTGTCTGGGAGCCTGGGTGCCACTCACCCGGTGAGCCTGGAGCTCATGTGAAACAAAGCTGAGGCGACAGAGTGTTTCTCCTTCAAACCCGAGGGCAGGGTCGCAAACACTGTGATGCTGCGGTTGCGTCCCAGCGCAAGGCCGGGTGGCCCCTCGGGGTCCCCATCCTTCTCTCTCTGCTCATCAGAGTCATCCAGGAGAGCCGGAGAGAAAAGGAAGTCCCCACGGAGGCGCCTGTGTCGGTCGAGTCCAGCGTCCAGGTGGAGACACAGCCCCCCAGCAACGTGGGGGCAGGCTCGCAGGCCCCAAGCATGGAGATGCCGCCGTCCCAGGAGGGCGGCACAGAGGACGGTAAGCCAGCCGAGAGCAGCTCTGCTAGAGACCCTCGGCCTCCACCCCGGCCCCCATGTGTGCTGCTCGGCTGCTAGTCTGAACAGAAGCGCGATTTGTCTTGTCTGACCAGGAGGGTGGGCTTGCGAGGTGGGCTCCGCTGGAGGCATGGCTTCTGTCCACAGCGTCCTCCCTTTCCTGCCCCCAGGCCTGGCAGGCGGCGGGCGTGGGGCAGCGGGGTGACCTCTCTTGGGCGCTGGCTGAAGCCGGCAGGCTCAGAGCATCACCGCCGGGACGCGTCCTGCCGGCGCGGGTTCCCAGGAAGCCTCTTGCCCTAGCAGGCGGGCGGCTTTGGCCAGAGCCCCCCGCAGGTTCGAGGAGATGCGGCAGCGGTGACCAGCTGTCCCGGGCCGTGGTCGGTGGGAATCAGCCTCGGGCCCTCACTGTCCCAAGGAGCAGTGAGCGGCCTGCCCGGCCATCCTCCGGGACCTGGCTGCAGCCCTGGGCGCCTGCCGGCTTGGCGCTGGCCCCCCATAGGGCTGCTCCCCAGGGGCTGCAGAGGCTCCGGCCCCACTCAGCGGAGAGACCCGGCGGGGGAGGCAGAGACCCAGCTGCCCAGCACGCTTCTGCGTGAATTGCGTCCCTGCAGCTGTGTCCACAGGCCCTGGAGGGTCTCCCCCTGGGGTGGCCGAGAGTCCCACTCTAAACCCACTTCTCTCTGTTTTATCTTTAAATCCAGCGAGTCTGGTAATaacagaggaggaggaaacagaggacTGAGGCGCGAGACAGAGGCTGAGTGATGACGAGAGGAACTCTGACCGCGGTGGGGCGGCCGGGGAACGGCCGTCGAAATATTTTGTGGAGTGACCACCCggtgagagaaaaaaaaggtattttgaaATGCTTGTGGTCTGTGTTGGGTCCCCGAAGCTTGTTTTCCCGCCTCAGGAGGGAGCAACCCCTGAGCTGAGACCGGGCCCCAGGAGCTTGCATTCTCGACGCTCGGCTTGTTCCAACCTGGGCCAGGCAGCCCATGGCGCCGGCTCACCCCACCCAGGGTGGGCTGCAGGCTCGGGACGGGTGGTCACTCAAACAGGCTGGGAGGTCAGGCCTGGCCCATTTTATGTCTCAGCTGGAGGGGCCGCTGGGTGTCGGGAATCAGTCATAtgttattctggatgtttctggatgagattgctgggtgggggaggtggaCTGAGGGGACCACAGCCCCTCCCTAGTGAGGGTGAGGGTGTAagtgtctctcagtcgtgtccgactctttgcaaccccgcggactgctcctctgtccgtgggattctccaggccagaatactggagtcgggtgccattcctttcttcagaggatcttcccgattcagggatgggacctgggtctcccgcctggtgggcagattctttccctggGTGGGCCTCTGCAGTCCGTCCTgaacagaaggaagaaggaataggCTGGCCTTCCCGTTGAGGGAATTCCTCATgccctccctgaccacctttGAACCGAGACACCATCTTTCTCCTGCTTTGGAGTTGAGCTGAGATGGCTCCGCCCGGGTTTCGGGCCTGATGGACGCAGCCTGGCGCAGGCGGCACAGACTCTGCTGGGCCAGGGCTGCCTGCTCGTCTCGGGACGTGTCGGCCCCCAGTTCCTGTGAGTCAGTCAGTCGGTCGGTCTCGGGCTGATTCTGTTCCTCTGGGGAACCTGATCAGGACCCACCTGGGTAGTAGAGAACTTGGCCTCAGCCCAGAGAGACCTGGTGCCTGGGAGGTCCCTGCTGAGCCGTCGAGTGTCCCAAGCATAGGCGTGTCTTGTGACGGGGAGAGGGCAATGGGGCTGTCACACCCACACGGTGACTCGGGTGGGGGACTGGCCCTACACAGAGAGACCAGCGCCGGATCTCAGCCTGACCTCTGGGAGAACAGAGGGCTGGAGATCGGGGAtcgactcagtcatgtctgtgatGAAGCCACCGCACACACTCGGAGGTTGAGGCTGAGCCAAGCGCCCCGGGCAGGGACCCCATCGACGGGGCAGGGGGTGACGTGTCCTGAGGACAGGGCCACGCCACCTGTGGACACTCCCACCCCATCTCGTGTGCCTGCCTTGGCTAGAAAGGAAGAGACGCGTCCATTTGTTTTCATGAACCTGTGATAGTGGGAGTCGTGCTTCCCTGAGCTCTGTGACTTGTTCTAGCAGGTTGTGGGCCACGAAGGGCACTCGTGAAGCCCGCCAAGGGTGCAGCCAGCCGGCCTGGAGCACAGGTGCTCCGGGGACCCTGGGGTGATGGCCGGCGTTGGAGGGGATGGCTGGTCCCTCCGGTCGTGCGGTGTGGCCATCCCTTTCTCACCATAGCGACCTccctgggtgggaggtgggctcAGCTCTGCTCTCCACTGGGGTCAGAAGGATGCCCACCCCCGGCAGGGCCGGGGGAGGGCAGGCCCGCTTTGTGAATGCACAGAATGCGGGGCCTTGGCTGCGGATTGGGTGGAGGGGGTACCAGCCCTGGTCTCGGGGTGTCTGAGGGAAAGCAGCCATCCTGCAGAGAGCCACCGCTCTAGAAGGCTGGCAAGAGCCGCGCCCTATTTTGCATCCTGAATCTCGGGACTGTGTGTTCTCCACGGCTGTCCACTGCCCCTCCTCAGCGGGGTAACCAGATAGCCCTCATCACAAGGAACAATCCGCTTCCGTAACTGGCCCATCCACACACTGATAGGTTATGTAACAGTTCTCATTGTCCTCACTGTCTAAGAATAAAAACACTTTATTCTGCAAGTAAGGCGGCGTACTCTATAATCTGATCTTTTGATGAAGCAAAGAAAAGCTGGTTTATTTTTAGATAATGAACGTGCTGATAAGTCCTAATTTGGCTCCAGTGCCTGTAAGAGCCCGACGCAGTCAGCCTGCGCCCCCTTCTCTGCGGGCACAGGCGTGGCTGTTCCACCCGCCGGCACGCAGCAGCTTTCTGGGTCCGATCCACACAGAGGCGGCTGTCAGTTCTCCACAAAGAAGAGAATTCAAGTCAGAGTGTTTTCTTCAGCTCAAAACTCTCTTCCCTCCCGTGATGACTTCCAGTCTGGCTTTTCTTGTGCTTGTCTCTAGGTTGCAAGCAAGtgggttttaaaaatgaatcctCATCTCTCATCTCCATAGTGCGGTTTTAGGAATTAAGTGGGGGGGTTTgttgctagaggtaaagaacctgcctcccaatgcaggagacatgagacgcaggttcaatccctgggtcaggaagatgccctggaggaaggcatggcaaccgactccaggattcttgcctggagaatcccgtggacagagaagcctggtgggccacagtccctggggtcacagagtcagacacaactgaagtgtctgAGCATTCATGCACTCACTTAGGATAAAGGTCACTCTGAGAGCAGAGGGCTCTGTGCCCCCTCCGCGTGGTGAAAgtgtgaacgtgaagtcgctcagtcgtgtctctgcagccccatggcccgtagccctccaggctcctctgtccatgggattctccgggcaagagtactggagtgggttgcctttcccttctccaggggatcttcccgacccagggatcgaacccaggtctcctgcattgcgggcagactctttaccctttgagccGCGAGGGAAGCGCTAATACTGGACAgagtagccgttcctttctccaggggagtcttcccaacccgagaacagaaccctggtctcttgcaatgcaggcggattcttcaccagctgagccacctgggacgtgggggcctcttccttctggagcctgGCTGGCGCCCTGGGAGAGGCGTCGTGTCTCCAGGTCACGGACGCGTCTGGACATGGAGAGGGACCAGAGCGAGTGGCTGAGGCTTGGACGCTCAGCGTGGGCCTGCTGCCCCGGGGTGTCTGGGGCATCACAGGGGCAGCAGGCGAGGCTGTGGAGATGCCTGGGCGGGTGGGAGCCCCGTCTGTCCCCACAGCCCAGGCAGAGTTTTTCATCCTGTCTGGGGGCAGCAGGGAAATCAGTCCTTTCTGTTGAACGAAGGATTTGGTTTCCAGGAAGCGTCCGCACGTGCCAGGCTCTCGGTGAGATGGAGGGAAACCCAGAGCTCTCCCCCGGGGATGCCGGGCGGGACGCGGCGCCCGGGGGCACAGCGGCGGCGGTGCAGCTGCTAACTCCCGCGGGAAACGCCCTCCCCAGCGGGGCGGCAGGccgggcaggggcagggggacgGCCCGCGGGCGCCCACGGCGAGCCCAGGACAGTAACGAGGGACTCACTTGGAGGACGGGGTGCGGCTGGGGCCTTGAGGTCGGGAGGAGGCCCTGCGTGCCCACGCGGGTCCTGAGAAGCGGGGGCTCTCCGGGTGGGGTCAGAGGGCGGCGCCCCTCGAGGCGGGGCACTGAGTCCGACGAGGGCTGGAGCGGCGGTGAACCGGCGGGCGCGGCGCTGCCGGAAGCCGGAAGCCGGAAGCCGGAAGCGGGAGGGCCCGCCCCTTCCGGCGCCGCGGGAGCGGCCCCGAGATGCCCGCGCCTCGGCCGGCGAGGCTCGTGCTGGACGGCGGGCCTCGGGGCCGTCAGAGGGCCTGTGGGGAGACGGGGCCCCTGCGCTTCCGCCGTCTCGGCCCCTGGGTGCCCGTGTGCTCCGCCGGGGAGCGTTAGGGACGCAGGCCCCTGTGGCGGCGCCGCCCGTGCCTGTGAGAGCAGAGCTGGCCCGCTGGGGCCCCGCGGGCAGGGCGGGCAGGAGCGGAGGCAGGTGGGCCCGGCTCAGCTCGTCGCCCCCGAGCCGCGAGGCCCCTTCAGCCTAGAGCCTCCTCGGACGTCCCCAAGGGACCACGAGAGAGGCTCTCTGGAAGATGACAGGCCAGCTACCAAAGAGTGTGCCTCCTCCGTGTTCATCTGGTGACTCCTCACGACCACATTCAGGCTGCGTGGAGCGGGGCCTGGTCTCATCACACCATCTCTCCCAGGAGTCACCTTTGAGCAGCCCCGTGACTGCTGTCTGTTACCATTAACCACTTAGGATGATACCTCCCAGGCGTGTCCGTTTCGTgttcctctcttctccttcttagTATTTTGTGTATAAGTACTCTGAAGTTAGGTAAGTGTCCTCATTAAAATTcccatttatatattcattcGTTCACCCATATATGCATGAACTCATGGTGCGATTGTTTAAAGGGCTGTGCTCTCTTACTGTATAGTCCCCATAGTTagagctgtggtttctccagtagtcatgtacagatgtgagagctggattataaagaaagctgagtgctgaagtattgacgcttttgaactgtggtgttggagaagacccttcagagttccttggactgcaaggagatccatccatccatccaaccagtccatcctaaaggagatcagtcctgaatattcgttggaaggactgatgctgaagctgaaactgcaatcctttggccacgtgaagagaagagccagctcatttaaaaagaccctgatgcttggaaagattgaaggagaaggggacaacagagaatgagatggttggagggtatcactgactctatggacatgagtttgagtaaactccaggagttggtgatggacagggaggcctggcgtgccacagtccatggggtcgcaaagagttgaccgtgacttagcaactgaatagcagCTCTGTTTCCACCATCACTTACTTTGATGTGTGAATTCCCTGTTCAGCCAGAGAAGCCCTGCAGGCAGCTCATGCCCGTGGCCTGTCCCCACTGCTCCGGGAGAAGCTTCCTGCTCTCTGACACAACACAGTATCCAGGTCCAGACCCTGGATCGGCCATCTTGCCCAGGGCCCTGGGTTCCTTTAGTGGTTCCCCCTTCATCTTCAACTTGAGGGTCCAGCCACAGACACACTTGGCCGTGACAGGGGCAGAgggctcctcccccacccccagcaggagGCTGTCTCAGGGtcctccccccaccgcccccgtGGGCCACCTTGCCCCCAGGAGGTCAGGGGACCTGCCTGAGGCCTCCCCTCCACCTGAGCTGAGGTCCCTGCCTGTTACCAAGGCCCTCCTTGTGCCtcgctgtgctgctgctgcttttcttcTGGTGACTTAAAAAGCCCTGCTTATCTCTTCTGCTCCAAATTAATCCCCTGTGTTGCTTTATCGAACCATTTGTTGCCACAGTGACTGTTGATTGCAGATGTACATCATTTCTCCCCCGGCCTTTTCAAGGGCCAATCACTATGGTAACCATATTACAGAAAATTGCTTTGTCTCCTTAAAATACCCTTCAGAGAAAGGTCATTTGGTATTAACATTTTCTGACTAACCCTAGTGAAGTCAGCGATGGGAAGAACACATTCCCCGGGCCTGCGTGTTTTCAGGCTTGCAATGTCAGGAAACTCAGAACAGGACTGCATGTTGGGAGGAGAAAGAGTTCTCACACTGTGATACATGTGTATGCGTGCTTGCAAATTTGAGAAAGTATATTTGGGTCAGTGGTTGCAGTGCACGCACCTAAGTGGCTCTTGGAAGTGACTGATTGCCAGTTCCCAGTCCCGGGTGGGGGTTGAGCGGGCGCCCTGCTCCTGGCAGGCTTGGAGGAAGCCTGGAGCCCCAGAGAAAGACGCCCCTGCAGGCAGAGGGGCCCTGGAGCCccaaagcccacgtgcagcaccCATGGATAGGGGGCCATCCCGCTACATGGGCATCCTGCTAGGGCCCGGGGCGGGTCACACAACGGATCATGCTTTCTTGCTGCTTTCCACTGATCCTCCGGAGTTTTATGTAACCATTCTTGggcagtaggttttttttttttttttttccccagagtaaGAACCCTCTGAACTGGCTTCtgggttcccctgccttttccttTGCTGGGAAGGAGGCGAGCGCACAGAGGTGTGTCTCAGAGCTCGTCTCTAGCCGCACGGAATTAAAGTTGCATCTCAAGGCCCACTCTGCTCCCTTCTCAGTGACAACCCTCCATCAGCTTCGCGCGGGAGCCAAGTGTGACACGCTCGTGCTCCTGCGTGCCTCGGAGGGACATCCGCGTCCTGgccacaccagacctccctgggatggccGCCGCCCACCGTTTCAGGGCCAACCGGGGGCTTTCCTGCCTCTTCCTAAACAGTCTCCTTGAGGAGCTGTTTCGCCTgtgcttactatgtaccaggaGCTCTTGGAAGCGCCCCTTTTAACTCCTAATTTTCTCAATAACCCAAGGAAGCAGGCACTGTCTGTTAACCCATGAAAAAACAGACCCAGAGGGGTTAAGGCGTTGGTGCAGACACACAGCACAGAAGTGGTGGGGCTGGGCCTCGATCCAGGGCTGTCGTGTGGCTGGGGCGTCA
Encoded here:
- the TEX29 gene encoding testis-expressed protein 29 produces the protein MRYAPEFKKSPSHLLKKFAVCDIPLYDICDYNVSRDRCKELGCCFYKGICYEKAVPTYVQVFSALIVIIAGAFVITIIYRVIQESRREKEVPTEAPVSVESSVQVETQPPSNVGAGSQAPSMEMPPSQEGGTEDASLVITEEEETED